GTTTTAAATCTGCTTTTGCATCAGGAAACTCAGATTTGTAGAGATTGACAACAGCAGCAATCTTAGTAGCGACTTCTATGTTTATGGCCTGTTCAGCTGCATTCACTTCGCTTGGGTTCCCCTAAACTTACGCTTTTTCAGTTGTTTTGGCGTTTAAATATAACAGGATGTTCTCTATTTCGCAACTTGGTAGAGCATCCTTCTTTAAGTTTATTCATTGACGCGATAAGAATGGTAATTCTGGATACTATACAAGTGCCATTTTTTAAGGTATATTTAAATAATGGAAATATGTGCATTTTTAAAAATTTCGGTTATATTTTCATTGTAAAGAATCATTATAAAATAAATTTAAATTACTAATAATATACCAGAAAAAACTGCTAAATCATCATGAAATCATTGAACTTCTAATATTTCAACAGCAGAATTTTAGATGCAATTTTAACCAGAATACTAAAATTGAAACTTGACTTGCTTTGCCGGAGATTCCCGCTTTTGCGGTAAGCTCAAGCAACCGGGAGATGTGCAGGCAAAGATAGTGTCAACCAATGAGCAATTAATCAAGATCGGTTCCTTGGAATGGTTTTACCGGGAAGAGAATCCGATTGGTAGAAGTGATAACCTGCCAGTTCTGCTGCTGCACGGGTTGCCGTCGCAGAGTTATAGCTGGAGCGGGGTAATGCCCGGATTAGCAGAGAAAGGGTATAGAGCGATCGCGCCTGACTGGATTGGTTTTGGCTTCTCGGCGAAACCCGACCGGCGAGACTTTGCGTATACACCCGATACCTTCATTAACGCGCTAGCAGAATTCATCCAACACCTGGAAATCGAGCGATTCTATCTGGTCGTTCAGGGATTTTTGGGTTCTGTGGGACTCCAGTACGCCCTGCGTCATCCAGACAAAATCGAGCGGTTGGTTATCCTCAATACACCTGTGTCAACGACTGCCAAGCTGCCTTGGAAAATTCAACAACTAGGTCTGCCTTTTGTCGGCGATATGATGACGCAAGACCCGCTCTTGGTGGACAGAACTTTAGAAGGTGGTAGCCGTTACGTCATCCCAGATAAGGACTTAGATGTTTACCGCCGTCCCTACCTCAAAAGTTCGGATGCGGGGCGAAGTCTCCTGTACACAGTACGGAATCTCCAGCTTCAGCAGTCGATGGCAGAAATAGAATCCGGTTTTCAAAACTGGACGCAGCCAACTTTAATTGCCTGGGGGATGAAAGACCCCTGGCTTCCCTTCACTCAAGCGCAACAGCTAGGGAGTTCCATCCAGAAGGCAGAAATCATGAAGATGGAAGAAGTCGGGCATTATCCTCAAGACCATTGGTCGGACAAGGTCAGCGATGCGATTCAAGGGTTTTTGCGTCGTCAGGCAATTAAGTAATGGGTGGATATCATCTCTTTTTCTCTTCTCCTCTCGCGTTTTCCCGATTTTTCTCTAAAATAACAGGGGAAATTTGATTCATGGTTTCAAAAAATAGCATGATGGCACGTTATCGGTCTATTTTGGGTTTGATTTTGGCAATGGTAGCCACATTTCTGGTTAGTTGCGGTAGTGGGACTGCGGCAACGAAATCGGCTCCTAGCTACACGGCGACTCAGATTGAGCAGATTCAGCAATCGCTTCCGGGAATTCAAGAACA
The Coleofasciculus sp. FACHB-1120 genome window above contains:
- a CDS encoding alpha/beta fold hydrolase, translating into MSTNEQLIKIGSLEWFYREENPIGRSDNLPVLLLHGLPSQSYSWSGVMPGLAEKGYRAIAPDWIGFGFSAKPDRRDFAYTPDTFINALAEFIQHLEIERFYLVVQGFLGSVGLQYALRHPDKIERLVILNTPVSTTAKLPWKIQQLGLPFVGDMMTQDPLLVDRTLEGGSRYVIPDKDLDVYRRPYLKSSDAGRSLLYTVRNLQLQQSMAEIESGFQNWTQPTLIAWGMKDPWLPFTQAQQLGSSIQKAEIMKMEEVGHYPQDHWSDKVSDAIQGFLRRQAIK